Proteins co-encoded in one Saprospira grandis genomic window:
- a CDS encoding muramidase family protein: MGCLKQRQFRSFDRLQARLSENLYFLEGIGLYLVQQANGSLQLKRIDKKTIPEHIRAVCYQKMQEENGIASRGTKSADEQKKRAGVTSAEDQKARKGVMHGGLRSPFDEEPIPAETKKQAGSANKKTSEKTPAVVNNDPNYYIVQENDNLYKIAEKYNTRVDVLMGLNGLNSTTIDRGRRIKVVNDGSYVDPNPYIRTDEKSGKKYKVHVVRQGENLYDIAKKYGLTMTQLVQINKLPTEKASIDQELIVGLAN, from the coding sequence TTGGGCTGCCTCAAACAGCGACAGTTTCGCTCTTTTGACCGCCTGCAAGCCCGCCTTTCTGAAAATCTCTATTTCTTAGAGGGAATTGGGCTTTATCTGGTCCAACAAGCAAATGGTAGCCTCCAACTGAAAAGAATAGACAAAAAAACAATCCCCGAACATATTCGAGCGGTCTGCTACCAAAAAATGCAGGAGGAAAATGGTATCGCTAGCCGAGGAACTAAGTCAGCCGATGAGCAAAAGAAAAGAGCTGGAGTGACTTCTGCCGAAGACCAAAAAGCTCGAAAGGGGGTCATGCATGGTGGACTACGCTCTCCTTTTGATGAAGAACCCATCCCTGCCGAAACAAAAAAACAAGCGGGCTCTGCCAATAAGAAAACAAGCGAAAAAACGCCTGCTGTGGTCAATAATGACCCTAACTATTATATCGTGCAAGAGAATGATAATCTCTATAAGATTGCCGAGAAATATAATACAAGAGTAGATGTTCTCATGGGGCTCAATGGCCTAAACTCGACTACTATTGATAGAGGCCGCCGAATTAAGGTGGTGAATGATGGAAGTTATGTAGATCCCAATCCTTATATCCGCACCGATGAGAAATCAGGGAAGAAGTATAAGGTGCATGTGGTCCGACAAGGCGAAAATCTTTATGATATTGCTAAAAAGTACGGCCTGACAATGACGCAATTGGTCCAAATCAATAAGTTGCCTACAGAAAAGGCGAGTATTGACCAAGAGTTGATTGTGGGCTTAGCCAACTAA
- a CDS encoding DNA/RNA non-specific endonuclease codes for MRQLISWAFVLALPACLWSQDLGQELQKLEAQKQSLDEQKAALIEQIESVRLQKIRADLKKVGLPKNGVAGELVEHAAMILNYSEAHEQAAWVAHIIPPAMMEGNLSRTNDFRADELVSTGTAVKADYWYSGYDRGHLAPSADFRWSKTAISESYYYSNMSPQLPEFNREGWADLERWVRGAVFSHKRSMLVITGPILKEGLPQITQGPNKVSIPEAFFKVVLDLEAEQPKAIGFIMKNGSCNNPTISYAVSVDEVEAQTGLDFFSNLPEEEEKRLEAMKDPSSWEKTTEGRLADVPPLSNEELPKDCISTADAPVFMNQKACVCGTVVSTKKTKSGSVFINLDTKFPNQIFSVTIWGKDIKHFSYSPETELYGKQICVKGKITDYKGTPTMNITHEKKVEFMEEMPDKK; via the coding sequence ATGCGTCAACTTATTTCATGGGCCTTTGTCCTGGCCCTACCGGCTTGTCTTTGGAGCCAAGACCTTGGTCAAGAACTGCAAAAACTAGAAGCCCAAAAGCAAAGCCTAGACGAACAAAAAGCCGCCCTTATTGAGCAAATTGAAAGCGTCCGCCTACAGAAGATTCGAGCCGACTTGAAAAAAGTAGGTTTGCCAAAAAATGGCGTAGCAGGGGAACTGGTAGAGCATGCCGCCATGATTCTGAACTATTCCGAGGCCCATGAACAGGCCGCTTGGGTGGCCCATATTATTCCGCCTGCCATGATGGAAGGCAACCTGAGCCGAACCAATGACTTTAGAGCAGATGAGCTAGTCAGTACAGGAACGGCGGTAAAAGCCGACTACTGGTATAGTGGTTATGACCGTGGGCATTTGGCCCCTTCTGCGGATTTCCGCTGGTCCAAAACAGCCATTAGTGAGTCCTATTATTACTCTAACATGAGCCCCCAATTGCCCGAATTTAACCGAGAGGGCTGGGCCGATTTGGAGCGCTGGGTCCGAGGCGCTGTCTTTTCTCACAAACGCTCTATGTTGGTCATTACTGGCCCTATTTTGAAAGAGGGCTTGCCGCAAATTACGCAAGGCCCCAATAAAGTGAGCATTCCCGAAGCCTTTTTCAAGGTGGTTTTGGACCTAGAGGCCGAGCAGCCCAAGGCTATCGGTTTTATCATGAAAAATGGCAGCTGCAACAACCCCACAATCAGCTATGCCGTCTCGGTAGATGAGGTAGAGGCCCAAACGGGCTTAGATTTCTTTAGCAATTTGCCCGAAGAGGAAGAAAAACGCCTAGAAGCCATGAAGGACCCTTCTAGCTGGGAAAAAACGACGGAAGGTCGCTTGGCCGATGTTCCTCCCCTCAGCAATGAGGAATTGCCCAAAGATTGTATCAGCACCGCCGATGCCCCCGTCTTTATGAACCAAAAAGCCTGCGTTTGCGGCACGGTCGTATCCACCAAGAAAACCAAGTCGGGCTCTGTCTTTATCAATCTGGACACAAAATTTCCCAACCAGATTTTTTCCGTAACCATCTGGGGCAAGGACATCAAGCATTTTTCTTATTCGCCAGAGACGGAACTCTATGGCAAGCAAATTTGTGTAAAGGGGAAAATTACAGATTATAAAGGGACCCCAACCATGAATATCACTCATGAAAAGAAGGTGGAATTTATGGAGGAGATGCCAGATAAGAAGTAG
- a CDS encoding class I SAM-dependent methyltransferase: MNYQEQFAANKAVWEQRAALHPETEFYQQDAFMQGQTSLQSIELSLLEADLSGKRVLHLQCHFGQDSLSLARMGAEVVGLDLSETAIAKAQSLAKALNLNARFYQGNVLDAQEILAQEAPFDLIFCSYGVVYWLPDLLQWGQEIGPLLKKSGEFMLVEFHPIVWMFDDNFSYIQYSYFDQGAIETEEEGSYAKREAEISGKSYGWNHSLSEMTAALTEGAGWQLSYLKEYKFSPYNCFNNTVAHPKGYQIKGLEDKIPMVFALGAKRP; encoded by the coding sequence ATGAATTACCAAGAACAATTTGCGGCCAATAAGGCTGTTTGGGAGCAAAGAGCGGCTTTGCATCCAGAAACTGAGTTTTATCAGCAAGATGCTTTTATGCAAGGGCAAACGAGTCTGCAGTCTATAGAGCTCTCCTTATTGGAGGCCGACTTATCGGGCAAAAGAGTCTTGCACCTACAATGTCATTTTGGGCAAGATAGTCTGTCTTTGGCCCGTATGGGCGCAGAAGTCGTGGGCCTAGACCTCTCCGAAACCGCCATTGCCAAGGCCCAAAGCCTAGCCAAAGCGCTCAATCTCAATGCCCGTTTTTACCAAGGCAATGTACTAGACGCTCAAGAGATTTTGGCCCAAGAAGCCCCCTTTGATCTCATCTTTTGTTCTTATGGGGTCGTCTATTGGCTGCCCGATCTGCTGCAATGGGGCCAAGAAATAGGGCCCTTACTCAAAAAAAGCGGAGAATTTATGCTGGTCGAGTTTCACCCTATCGTCTGGATGTTTGATGACAACTTTAGCTATATCCAATATAGCTACTTTGACCAAGGTGCTATTGAAACCGAAGAGGAGGGCAGCTATGCCAAGCGAGAAGCCGAGATCTCAGGAAAATCTTATGGCTGGAACCACAGCCTTTCCGAAATGACCGCTGCCTTAACCGAAGGCGCAGGCTGGCAACTCAGTTACCTCAAAGAATATAAGTTTTCGCCTTACAATTGCTTTAATAATACCGTAGCTCACCCCAAAGGCTATCAAATCAAAGGCCTAGAGGATAAAATCCCTATGGTGTTTGCTTTGGGGGCCAAACGGCCCTAG
- a CDS encoding LysE family transporter encodes MLTQAILEGLGLGLLLSIMTGPIFFTILQVSIEKGSRSGIALVAGQWISDFIYIGISSYLAKFLISWTKESELGQDLEFYLSLGGGAFLILLGLLLLFSPLPKAKTKEEPLSNKQAGQYFLQGFLINSLTPFPLFFWFTSIGTAYSRGYSQTDLVFFGVAIMLMVILTDFLKVFLASRLRQLLNELWLKRIRWVASFGLIISGLLFWLRLLWLS; translated from the coding sequence ATGCTCACGCAAGCGATTCTGGAAGGTTTGGGCCTCGGCCTATTACTTAGCATCATGACCGGCCCCATTTTCTTTACTATTCTACAAGTGAGTATAGAAAAAGGCAGTCGCTCAGGAATTGCTCTAGTGGCTGGCCAATGGATCAGCGATTTTATTTATATTGGTATTAGTAGCTATTTAGCAAAGTTCTTAATTTCTTGGACCAAAGAAAGTGAGTTAGGGCAAGACCTAGAGTTTTACCTGAGCTTAGGCGGCGGCGCTTTTCTTATTCTTTTAGGCCTGTTGCTGCTGTTTAGCCCCCTGCCCAAAGCCAAAACAAAGGAAGAACCCCTGAGCAATAAGCAAGCGGGACAGTATTTTCTACAAGGCTTTCTAATTAACAGCTTAACCCCCTTTCCTCTCTTCTTTTGGTTCACTAGTATCGGGACGGCCTACAGCAGAGGCTACAGCCAAACCGATCTCGTCTTTTTTGGTGTGGCCATTATGCTGATGGTCATCCTAACCGACTTTTTAAAAGTTTTTCTGGCCAGCCGACTCCGCCAATTGCTAAATGAACTTTGGTTGAAGCGAATACGTTGGGTCGCTAGCTTTGGCCTAATTATTTCAGGTTTATTGTTTTGGCTTCGCCTGCTTTGGCTAAGCTAA